The following proteins are co-located in the Firmicutes bacterium HGW-Firmicutes-1 genome:
- a CDS encoding threonine/serine exporter, whose amino-acid sequence MDHKKLFDYAILTGEIMLKSGAETSRVEDTINRILATTNFRTVESFVTPTGIFATLDDPSIDMITFVKRVHKRVVHLNRVAMANDLSRRFCSGEVELEEAYKLLEVIKEEPPYPNWVMILAKGIGAGSFTVVFGGDVIDMCVTMIIGFVLTMMQIVLRKFDTSKFFEDIIGGALIASLAIVFFYYLNIGSNFDLIVIGAIMPLVPGVAITNAIREIIQGDFISGISRTADAFIIAASVAVGVGSILKFFYIYLGGAFL is encoded by the coding sequence ATGGATCATAAAAAATTATTTGATTATGCAATTTTAACTGGCGAAATTATGTTGAAAAGTGGTGCAGAAACATCTAGAGTAGAAGATACAATAAATAGAATTCTAGCAACCACCAATTTTAGAACAGTAGAATCTTTTGTTACGCCTACGGGCATTTTTGCTACTTTAGATGACCCTTCAATAGATATGATTACATTTGTGAAAAGGGTGCACAAAAGAGTGGTTCATTTAAATCGAGTTGCTATGGCGAATGACCTATCTAGAAGATTTTGTTCTGGTGAGGTGGAACTAGAGGAGGCTTATAAGTTACTTGAAGTGATTAAAGAGGAGCCACCTTACCCTAATTGGGTAATGATTTTAGCCAAAGGTATCGGTGCTGGAAGTTTTACTGTGGTTTTTGGTGGTGATGTTATAGATATGTGTGTAACTATGATCATTGGATTTGTACTTACTATGATGCAAATAGTACTCAGGAAATTTGATACCTCAAAGTTTTTCGAGGATATCATAGGGGGTGCTCTAATTGCATCCTTGGCAATCGTGTTTTTTTATTATTTGAATATTGGCTCAAATTTTGATTTGATTGTTATTGGTGCGATTATGCCCTTAGTTCCAGGAGTGGCTATAACAAATGCCATTAGAGAAATTATTCAAGGGGACTTCATTTCTGGTATTTCAAGAACAGCGGACGCCTTTATCATTGCTGCCTCTGTTGCAGTCGGTGTAGGAAGCATTCTTAAATTTTTTTATATCTATTTAGGAGGTGCTTTTTTATGA
- a CDS encoding threonine/serine exporter, with the protein MMIEIFAAFAGTFAFSVFSNVSKRELLFCGTVGGISWAVYLLTYNLIQESIFSSFIAAIVISIISHILSKMRKNPVTIYQISGIFPLVPGAGMYKTLYYIVNEDYNLSTIYLYETLQIAGGIAVAMVLIASINNLIIKR; encoded by the coding sequence ATGATGATTGAGATATTTGCTGCTTTTGCTGGAACTTTCGCTTTTTCAGTTTTTTCAAATGTATCCAAAAGAGAATTGCTTTTTTGTGGAACAGTTGGAGGGATCAGCTGGGCGGTTTACCTTCTTACCTATAACTTAATCCAAGAGAGTATCTTTTCTAGTTTTATTGCAGCAATCGTTATTAGTATTATTTCGCATATCCTCTCTAAGATGCGAAAGAACCCGGTAACAATTTATCAAATTAGTGGTATATTCCCATTAGTACCTGGTGCAGGAATGTACAAAACTCTTTATTATATCGTAAACGAGGATTATAACCTATCTACAATTTATTTATATGAAACCTTGCAAATTGCAGGAGGTATCGCTGTTGCCATGGTATTAATTGCATCAATTAATAATTTGATTATAAAAAGATAA
- a CDS encoding MFS transporter, translating into MKKLFKPYLGLKREIYIIFISKTINAMGALIGPFMTLLLSKKIGLSSAETGFYVAVLGFLFVPSSLIGGKLSDTYGRKRVLIIFELIAAVGYVACIFIQPSMNLVYVLMATTFCFGVAGPSHDAMTADLTTPEQRQGAFSLNYLGFNFGFAISQIFAGFLFENHFVWMFIIDGITALIGILLIAVFVKETSTNTKHSESKDIKIKELKQSAKSSTIAVLFSKPILMYFALATIGYRFVYSQWSFMIPLHAEANFVNEGAKLYGLLGTFNATIVVICTPLITLAFGKFTHIRRIFYSGLLFTVGFGMLGFVSTKTAFFTSVFIFTLGEILEAISSVPFIMSHAPASHRARISSILSLLIGTGYTMGSLVMGSVLEIASFEVCWKISATVVLIAAILMKLLEKYDNKNTCRIEIGNYVDTKNVLSQ; encoded by the coding sequence ATGAAAAAGTTATTTAAGCCTTATTTAGGGCTAAAAAGAGAAATATATATTATATTTATTTCTAAAACGATTAATGCAATGGGAGCGCTTATTGGCCCATTTATGACACTATTACTCAGTAAAAAGATTGGGTTATCCAGTGCAGAAACAGGTTTTTATGTTGCTGTTTTAGGGTTTCTATTTGTCCCTTCTAGCTTGATAGGCGGGAAATTATCAGACACCTATGGTAGAAAAAGAGTATTGATTATCTTTGAATTGATTGCAGCGGTGGGTTATGTTGCATGTATATTCATTCAGCCTTCCATGAATTTGGTTTATGTATTAATGGCTACAACCTTTTGTTTTGGTGTAGCAGGACCATCTCATGATGCTATGACAGCAGATTTAACTACCCCAGAGCAAAGACAGGGTGCATTTTCTTTGAATTATTTAGGTTTTAATTTTGGATTTGCAATTTCACAAATATTTGCTGGATTTTTATTTGAAAATCACTTCGTGTGGATGTTTATCATTGATGGGATAACAGCTTTAATTGGAATATTGCTCATAGCTGTTTTTGTTAAAGAGACGTCTACCAATACGAAGCATAGCGAGAGTAAGGATATTAAAATAAAGGAATTGAAGCAATCAGCTAAAAGTTCAACCATAGCTGTGTTATTTTCAAAACCAATATTAATGTACTTTGCCCTTGCTACAATTGGATACAGGTTTGTTTATTCACAATGGTCCTTTATGATACCTTTACATGCTGAAGCAAATTTTGTAAACGAAGGAGCAAAGCTATATGGTTTACTAGGAACCTTTAATGCTACCATAGTTGTAATCTGTACTCCATTAATTACATTGGCATTTGGTAAATTCACACATATTAGAAGAATATTCTATTCGGGATTACTTTTTACCGTAGGTTTTGGCATGCTAGGATTTGTTTCTACCAAAACAGCATTTTTTACCTCGGTGTTCATTTTTACCTTAGGAGAAATCCTTGAAGCAATTAGCTCAGTACCATTTATAATGAGTCATGCACCAGCATCTCATCGAGCAAGAATTAGTTCTATTCTTTCATTATTAATAGGAACGGGATATACGATGGGCTCTTTGGTTATGGGATCGGTACTTGAAATTGCTTCATTTGAAGTATGTTGGAAGATATCTGCAACGGTTGTATTGATTGCAGCTATATTGATGAAATTATTGGAAAAATATGATAACAAAAACACCTGTAGAATTGAGATAGGCAATTATGTAGATACAAAAAATGTTTTATCACAATAA
- a CDS encoding fructokinase: protein MLYGAIEAGGTKIICAVGNEQGEVFNLIRLDTLTPDVTMPKIIEYFKENQVESIGIGTFGPAGVNPDAANFGYILDTPKLPWAHFNFLGALKEHFDIPMNFDTDVNGAALAEHQWGAAQNVNSCIYITVGTGIGGGAFVNGKLLHGLLHPEMGHFLIPRHPQDQFEGVCPFHGNCLEGMASGPSIEKRWGQKAYLLDAAHPAWEMEAYYLAQGVLTYIMILSPERIILGGGVMGQKHLLDMVRKNVQELLKEYIKVPQLEGDIDQYIVSPQLGENAGTYGALALALQALNKL, encoded by the coding sequence ATGCTATACGGTGCTATTGAAGCTGGTGGAACTAAGATTATTTGTGCAGTAGGAAATGAACAAGGCGAGGTTTTTAATCTTATACGACTTGATACATTAACTCCCGATGTAACTATGCCAAAAATTATTGAATATTTCAAGGAAAATCAAGTTGAAAGTATCGGTATCGGCACTTTTGGTCCTGCTGGCGTTAATCCTGACGCTGCAAATTTTGGTTATATATTAGATACTCCCAAGTTACCTTGGGCTCATTTCAACTTCCTAGGCGCATTAAAAGAGCATTTTGATATACCAATGAACTTTGATACAGATGTAAACGGAGCTGCCCTAGCAGAACATCAATGGGGTGCTGCACAAAACGTTAATTCCTGTATTTATATTACTGTTGGTACAGGAATTGGTGGTGGTGCTTTTGTGAATGGAAAATTACTCCATGGATTGCTCCATCCAGAAATGGGCCATTTTCTTATCCCACGTCATCCCCAAGATCAATTTGAAGGTGTTTGTCCTTTTCATGGAAATTGCTTAGAAGGCATGGCCTCTGGTCCATCCATTGAAAAGCGTTGGGGGCAAAAAGCTTATCTCCTTGATGCAGCTCATCCTGCATGGGAAATGGAAGCATATTATTTAGCTCAAGGTGTTCTTACTTATATCATGATCTTATCACCAGAAAGAATAATCCTTGGTGGTGGTGTAATGGGACAAAAACACTTACTAGATATGGTCAGAAAAAACGTTCAAGAATTATTGAAGGAGTATATAAAAGTACCCCAACTTGAAGGTGATATAGATCAGTATATTGTAAGTCCACAGCTTGGTGAAAATGCAGGAACCTATGGAGCATTGGCATTAGCATTGCAGGCACTAAACAAACTATAA
- a CDS encoding aspartate carbamoyltransferase, whose translation MWTRKDMLGLNDLTKEEILQILTLAKEMKPMIDDRSLSTNTLKDTSIVSLFYENSTRTKMSFALASKYLGATFTDLGIHTSSVTKGESLIDTGMTMDQMGTDIIVMRHGMTGAPHILAKNVKASVVSGGDGTNEHPTQGLLDLFTIMESKKSFEGLKVVIIGDIMHSRVARSNIFGLTKLGAKVVLSGPTTLVSKGLQILGAEVNHNVRDAVKDADVVMGLRVQLERQKGGMFPDLREYSQLFGVDKEVLDLAKEDALLMHPGPVNRGVELTSEIIDGKQSAINIQVKNGVAVRMALLTLLAQARKSEAIR comes from the coding sequence ATGTGGACAAGAAAAGACATGCTAGGACTTAATGATTTAACGAAGGAAGAGATACTTCAAATATTAACATTAGCAAAAGAAATGAAACCAATGATTGATGATAGATCTTTAAGCACGAACACTTTAAAGGATACAAGTATAGTATCCCTGTTTTATGAAAACTCAACAAGAACAAAAATGTCCTTTGCACTCGCAAGTAAGTATTTAGGCGCAACCTTTACTGATTTGGGTATTCATACAAGCAGTGTAACAAAAGGGGAAAGCTTAATTGATACAGGAATGACGATGGACCAAATGGGAACGGATATCATTGTTATGAGACATGGCATGACAGGTGCACCCCACATATTAGCAAAAAATGTCAAAGCTTCAGTTGTAAGCGGTGGAGATGGAACGAATGAGCATCCAACGCAAGGCTTACTAGATTTATTCACAATTATGGAGAGTAAGAAAAGCTTTGAAGGCTTAAAGGTAGTCATTATTGGAGATATTATGCATAGCAGAGTTGCCAGAAGCAATATTTTTGGTCTTACTAAGCTTGGAGCTAAGGTTGTGCTTTCAGGACCAACGACCTTAGTATCAAAAGGCTTGCAGATTCTTGGAGCAGAGGTCAATCACAATGTAAGAGATGCAGTTAAGGATGCAGATGTAGTAATGGGTCTTAGAGTTCAGCTTGAAAGACAAAAGGGTGGCATGTTCCCTGATTTAAGAGAATATTCACAACTTTTTGGAGTAGATAAGGAAGTACTTGACCTTGCAAAAGAAGATGCATTGTTGATGCACCCCGGTCCAGTAAATAGAGGAGTGGAATTGACCTCTGAAATTATAGATGGTAAACAATCAGCGATTAACATACAAGTTAAAAATGGTGTAGCAGTAAGAATGGCACTACTAACCTTACTTGCCCAGGCAAGGAAATCGGAAGCAATTCGCTAG
- a CDS encoding dihydroorotase yields MKLLIKNGRMINPATKKDQVQDLVVEDGIIIEIGDKINLKDAEIINANNCWVVPGLIDVHVHLREPGYEYKETIETGSMSAAKGGFTTICPMPNTNPVVDNEILVEYIKLKAEKQAVVNVLPVGAITKGQKGEELANIGKMKEAGICAISEDGRSVLNAGLLKKAMIYSKMFDLPILSHCEDDSLAGSGCMNAGDTATILGLKGIPDESEEIIVARDILLAEKTGVKLHICHVSTAGSVEIIKRAKERNISVTAEVTPHHFTLTEEAVMGFDSNTKMNPPLRTKKDVEIMKIALKDGTIDIIATDHAPHHIDEKNCEFEKAANGIVGFETAVALTITELVDKGILTPMEMIEKMSYNPAKLLNIDKGNLDIGKIADITIIDPEKVYKVDASTFLSKSKNTPFDGREVKGQVKYTIVNGIVKYQA; encoded by the coding sequence ATGAAGCTATTAATAAAAAACGGACGCATGATCAACCCAGCAACAAAAAAAGATCAAGTACAAGATCTGGTTGTTGAAGATGGTATCATTATAGAAATAGGAGATAAAATCAATCTAAAAGATGCTGAAATCATCAATGCAAATAATTGTTGGGTAGTACCTGGATTAATAGATGTACATGTACATTTAAGGGAGCCAGGTTATGAATATAAAGAGACCATAGAAACAGGTTCCATGAGTGCGGCAAAGGGTGGGTTTACTACAATATGCCCGATGCCAAACACGAATCCAGTAGTTGATAACGAAATCCTAGTCGAATACATCAAGTTGAAAGCAGAAAAACAAGCGGTTGTAAATGTGTTGCCAGTTGGTGCGATTACCAAAGGACAAAAAGGCGAGGAATTAGCTAATATTGGAAAAATGAAAGAGGCTGGAATTTGTGCCATAAGTGAAGATGGAAGATCCGTACTTAATGCAGGATTACTAAAAAAAGCCATGATTTATTCTAAAATGTTTGATCTTCCAATCCTATCTCATTGTGAAGACGATTCCCTTGCAGGGAGTGGCTGCATGAATGCAGGAGATACAGCAACCATTCTTGGACTCAAAGGTATTCCAGATGAATCAGAGGAAATTATAGTTGCAAGAGATATTTTACTGGCTGAAAAAACAGGTGTTAAGCTTCATATATGCCATGTTAGTACAGCTGGAAGTGTAGAAATCATTAAGAGAGCAAAGGAAAGAAATATAAGTGTAACTGCAGAAGTTACGCCTCACCATTTTACACTAACAGAAGAAGCAGTTATGGGCTTTGATTCAAATACAAAGATGAACCCACCGCTTAGAACAAAAAAAGATGTCGAGATAATGAAAATTGCATTGAAAGATGGTACAATAGATATCATTGCAACTGACCATGCACCACATCATATCGATGAAAAAAACTGCGAATTCGAAAAAGCTGCCAATGGTATAGTAGGTTTTGAAACAGCGGTGGCATTAACCATAACAGAGCTGGTAGATAAGGGTATTTTAACACCAATGGAAATGATTGAAAAAATGAGTTATAACCCAGCCAAATTACTCAATATAGATAAAGGGAATCTTGATATTGGTAAGATAGCAGATATCACTATTATTGATCCTGAGAAGGTCTATAAGGTAGATGCGAGTACATTTCTATCAAAGAGTAAAAACACTCCCTTTGACGGTAGAGAAGTAAAAGGTCAAGTAAAATATACAATTGTAAATGGTATTGTTAAATACCAGGCATAA
- the pyrF gene encoding orotidine-5'-phosphate decarboxylase — MIDSLIGKIKATSNPTVVGLDPRLDFVPSHIKEEAYDLYGKTLEGASKAFLEFNKAIIDATYDLIPAVKPQVAMYEQYGAVGMQAYIDTIAYAKAKGLVIIGDIKRSDIASTATSYSDGHIGRVEIEGEKLEVYKEDFVTLNPYLGYDSIEPYMDNCRLYDKGMFVLVKTSNPNSGEVQDITVGENGERLYEYMGKLVAKWGDEVMGNEGYSRIGAVVGATHKEQGIRLRALMPKTYFLVPGYGAQGATASDLAGCFNKDGLGAIVNSSRGIIAAYTLKAYKDNFTEKEFAQAARQAVIDMREDLTNCFR, encoded by the coding sequence ATGATAGATTCACTAATCGGTAAAATAAAAGCAACTAGTAATCCAACAGTTGTAGGTCTGGATCCAAGATTGGATTTCGTACCTAGTCATATAAAGGAAGAAGCATATGATTTATATGGTAAAACCCTTGAAGGAGCATCAAAAGCATTTTTAGAATTTAACAAAGCGATCATTGATGCAACCTATGATTTGATTCCAGCAGTTAAGCCACAAGTTGCAATGTACGAGCAATATGGAGCAGTAGGTATGCAAGCTTATATTGACACGATAGCATATGCAAAAGCAAAAGGACTCGTAATCATTGGAGATATTAAAAGAAGCGACATAGCCTCAACGGCAACATCTTACTCAGATGGTCATATTGGTAGAGTTGAAATTGAAGGTGAAAAATTAGAAGTGTACAAGGAAGACTTTGTAACACTGAATCCATACCTAGGATATGATTCGATTGAGCCTTATATGGACAATTGCAGGCTATATGATAAAGGCATGTTTGTACTTGTGAAAACTTCTAATCCAAATAGTGGTGAAGTTCAAGACATTACAGTTGGTGAGAATGGCGAAAGACTTTATGAATATATGGGCAAGCTTGTTGCAAAATGGGGCGACGAGGTTATGGGAAATGAAGGTTATAGTAGAATCGGTGCAGTCGTTGGAGCAACGCATAAAGAACAAGGTATAAGACTGCGTGCGCTCATGCCTAAGACTTACTTCTTAGTTCCAGGTTATGGCGCTCAAGGAGCAACAGCAAGTGATCTTGCTGGCTGTTTTAACAAAGACGGTCTAGGAGCAATTGTAAACTCCTCTAGAGGTATTATTGCAGCCTATACACTGAAAGCCTATAAGGATAACTTTACTGAGAAAGAATTTGCACAGGCAGCAAGACAAGCAGTAATTGATATGCGAGAAGATTTAACTAATTGCTTCAGATAG
- a CDS encoding carbamoyl phosphate synthase small subunit (catalyzes production of carbamoyl phosphate from bicarbonate and glutamine in pyrimidine and arginine biosynthesis pathways; forms an octamer composed of four CarAB dimers), which produces MKAKLILENGTVFEGKAFGHLKETVGEVVFNTGMTGYQEVLTDPSYYGQIVTMTYPLIGNYGINLDDLESSEAKVRGFIVREKCNNPNNWRCEFELEEYLKRNRIIGLEGIDTRALTKIIRNYGTMRGIITVRDLTESQIKSKLDSFNNTFAVKEVSTNEVKVYEGDGQHIAVMDFGIKNNIIRSFQKRDCKITVFPAMTTAEEILACNPDGIFLSNGPGDPKDLQEVVDELKKLIGQKPITGICLGHQLLALALGGDTEKLKFGHRGTNHPVKDLTTNRVMITSQNHGYVVKEEGLPKDIEITHINLNDNTVEGMRHHGHRIYSTQFHPEACPGPHDTDGIFDEFVEAMKQL; this is translated from the coding sequence ATGAAAGCGAAACTCATCCTTGAAAATGGAACAGTTTTTGAAGGTAAAGCTTTTGGACATCTGAAAGAAACAGTTGGAGAAGTAGTATTTAACACTGGTATGACAGGGTACCAAGAAGTGTTGACGGATCCATCATATTATGGACAAATAGTAACCATGACTTACCCACTAATCGGTAATTATGGAATTAATTTAGATGATTTAGAATCAAGTGAAGCAAAGGTAAGAGGCTTCATCGTAAGAGAAAAATGTAACAACCCTAACAACTGGCGTTGTGAATTTGAACTAGAAGAATATTTAAAAAGAAATAGGATTATTGGACTTGAAGGAATTGATACCAGAGCATTAACAAAAATAATCAGAAATTATGGTACGATGAGAGGGATCATCACAGTTAGGGATTTAACAGAAAGTCAAATAAAAAGCAAATTAGACAGCTTCAATAATACCTTTGCTGTAAAGGAAGTATCCACGAACGAGGTCAAGGTTTATGAAGGTGATGGACAACATATAGCAGTTATGGATTTTGGTATCAAAAATAATATTATCAGATCCTTTCAGAAAAGAGACTGCAAGATTACAGTTTTCCCAGCAATGACTACAGCAGAAGAAATACTAGCTTGTAATCCAGATGGGATTTTCCTTTCGAATGGACCAGGGGACCCTAAGGATCTTCAAGAAGTTGTAGATGAACTGAAAAAGTTAATTGGACAAAAGCCTATTACAGGAATATGTCTAGGTCATCAACTGTTAGCTCTTGCACTAGGTGGAGATACAGAAAAATTAAAATTCGGTCATAGAGGAACGAATCATCCTGTAAAGGATCTGACAACGAATAGAGTTATGATTACATCACAAAACCATGGATATGTAGTAAAGGAAGAAGGGCTTCCAAAGGATATTGAAATAACACATATTAATTTAAATGACAATACAGTTGAAGGTATGAGACACCATGGACATCGAATCTATAGTACTCAATTCCATCCAGAGGCTTGCCCTGGACCACATGATACAGATGGGATTTTTGATGAGTTTGTTGAGGCAATGAAGCAGTTATAA